The following are from one region of the Phycisphaerae bacterium genome:
- a CDS encoding ABC transporter permease: MLSALGKKSIATMAALGDGAQFSWQMFRWLLPGLLQWRTWKRTMPLFFEVGNRTLPVIAITGTFVGLVLAVQSYDQLRAAGFEQRMGVLLSATLVPELGPVLAGVMLAGRVGGALTAELGTMRVTEQISALTVMGTDPIRYLVVPRFLACLLFAPLLNFFCDVFGSLAGWFIAVVLKDIPSSPYWYYVRDAIGVIDLTEGVIKSFVFGGAIALITCYKGFHCRAGAEGVGRACTEAFVLSFIVILISNFFLGTLFSGLYVGLYGFKALI; the protein is encoded by the coding sequence ATGCTAAGCGCACTCGGCAAGAAAAGCATCGCTACGATGGCCGCGCTGGGCGACGGTGCCCAGTTCAGCTGGCAGATGTTCCGCTGGCTGTTGCCGGGCCTGCTGCAGTGGCGGACCTGGAAGCGGACCATGCCTCTTTTCTTCGAGGTGGGCAATCGCACGCTTCCAGTGATTGCCATTACCGGGACGTTTGTCGGGCTGGTGCTCGCGGTGCAGAGCTACGATCAGCTTCGTGCGGCGGGTTTCGAGCAGCGTATGGGCGTGCTGCTGTCGGCTACCCTGGTGCCGGAGTTGGGGCCGGTGCTGGCGGGCGTGATGCTCGCCGGGCGGGTCGGCGGGGCGCTGACCGCCGAGTTGGGCACGATGCGTGTCACCGAGCAGATCAGTGCCCTCACCGTGATGGGAACTGATCCGATTCGCTACCTGGTGGTTCCGCGGTTTCTGGCGTGCCTGCTCTTTGCGCCGTTACTGAATTTCTTCTGTGACGTTTTCGGTTCGCTGGCGGGATGGTTCATCGCCGTAGTGCTGAAGGATATACCATCGAGCCCATACTGGTATTACGTCAGGGATGCCATTGGGGTGATTGATCTGACCGAGGGCGTGATCAAGAGTTTCGTGTTCGGCGGGGCGATCGCCCTGATTACGTGTTACAAGGGATTTCATTGTCGGGCCGGTGCGGAAGGCGTGGGTCGGGCCTGCACGGAGGCCTTTGTGTTGAGCTTCATCGTCATCCTCATTTCGAACTTTTTCCTGGGGACGCTGTTTTCCGGCTTGTACGTGGGCCTGTATGGGTTCAAGGCACTCATCTAG
- a CDS encoding MCE family protein — translation MKDSLRNTLVGGFVLLSLVALGILMVWFGETPSFLRRSEWTLRITDVRSLSGIGEGSPVLLDGVEIGRVTSLDFQNPEKPGQGVYIAAGIKRQYVIPEGATARVYGAIMGFGTGHVEIILPEDGKSKPLRREDSPAIPGEMRSLIGELISKDTIDQVERAVRNIADLTESWTPVGTNLAELLEQRSVQDVNTKEGLTANLSTAVERIDRFVANLNRVLGDENVQDDVKTAVRDLKDSAERLHDLVEAWNTQTSRTAENLNTGIDDVRANLDKSFGQLTTVLDELSDSAEHLSNVTYGISQGKGTAGLLVRDDRLYEAAVLALNRFSDAMGSMYRLMSKFEQDGYVTVNLPSGFGKKIDIPGGAVSPPTGEQTAGK, via the coding sequence ATGAAAGACTCTCTGCGGAACACGCTGGTGGGTGGGTTCGTGCTTCTCTCCCTGGTGGCGCTGGGTATTCTCATGGTCTGGTTTGGTGAGACGCCGTCGTTTCTGCGGCGCAGCGAATGGACCCTGCGGATCACGGATGTCCGGAGCCTGAGCGGCATCGGGGAAGGCAGTCCGGTGCTGCTCGACGGCGTGGAGATCGGGCGGGTGACGTCGCTGGACTTTCAGAACCCGGAGAAACCCGGGCAGGGGGTATACATTGCGGCAGGCATCAAGCGTCAATATGTCATTCCCGAGGGAGCCACCGCCCGCGTCTATGGCGCGATCATGGGATTCGGCACGGGACACGTGGAGATCATTCTGCCGGAAGACGGGAAAAGCAAGCCGCTGCGGCGGGAGGACTCGCCGGCCATTCCCGGCGAGATGCGCAGCCTGATCGGCGAGCTCATCAGCAAGGATACGATCGATCAGGTAGAGCGCGCGGTGCGTAACATCGCCGATCTGACGGAGTCGTGGACGCCGGTGGGCACGAACCTGGCGGAACTGCTCGAACAGCGGTCCGTTCAGGATGTAAACACCAAGGAGGGGCTCACGGCCAATCTCTCCACGGCCGTGGAGCGAATCGATCGATTTGTCGCCAACCTGAACCGCGTGCTGGGCGATGAGAATGTGCAGGACGACGTCAAGACGGCCGTGCGTGACCTGAAGGACTCGGCCGAGCGACTTCACGACCTGGTCGAGGCGTGGAACACGCAAACCTCGCGGACGGCGGAGAACCTCAATACGGGAATCGACGACGTTCGTGCCAATCTGGACAAGTCCTTTGGCCAACTTACGACGGTGCTTGATGAACTCAGTGACAGCGCGGAGCATCTGTCGAACGTGACCTATGGCATTTCCCAGGGGAAAGGTACGGCCGGTCTGCTCGTGCGCGATGACCGTTTGTATGAGGCGGCGGTGCTGGCATTGAATCGATTTTCGGATGCGATGGGATCGATGTATCGGTTGATGTCAAAATTCGAGCAAGATGGCTATGTCACGGTCAACTTGCCGTCGGGCTTTGGAAAGAAGATCGACATCCCCGGCGGGGCGGTGAGTCCACCGACAGGCGAGCAAACCGCCGGCAAGTGA
- a CDS encoding Glu/Leu/Phe/Val dehydrogenase yields the protein MGLDPDIRRILATTDNEIVVNFPVKMNNGQVEMFTGYRVQHNDALGPFKGGLRYHPKVDIDEVRALASWMTWKCALSGIPFGGAKGGIQMDPSKYARPEMERITRRFAYALGNNIGPEYDIPAPDVNTNAQIMAWILDTYQSTVPPQDRHRNLHVVTGKPVEAGGSVGRDKATGQGIVYCIEKWAADRKLSLKGLTFTVQGFGNVGSWAARLLCRLGGKLIAVEDHTGGVRNHNGLDAELLVAHVKERGGVYKFPNAEFVDHIMFLKTPADILIPAALENQITAETAPWLNVRLVAEGANGPTDPEGDAVLQGRGIDVIPDILCNSGGVIVSYFEWLQNKRSEFWELDEVDGKLKKKINAAYDRVSAVARERETDWRTAAYIVALTRLEKVYKERGIFP from the coding sequence ATGGGCCTTGATCCTGACATCCGCCGCATTCTGGCCACGACGGACAACGAGATCGTGGTCAACTTTCCAGTGAAGATGAACAACGGGCAGGTGGAAATGTTTACGGGCTATCGCGTTCAGCACAACGACGCGCTCGGCCCGTTCAAGGGCGGTCTGCGCTATCACCCCAAGGTGGACATTGACGAGGTGCGAGCGCTGGCGTCGTGGATGACGTGGAAATGCGCGCTGTCGGGCATTCCCTTCGGCGGGGCCAAGGGCGGGATCCAGATGGATCCATCGAAGTACGCCCGGCCGGAGATGGAGCGGATCACGCGGCGCTTTGCCTACGCCCTGGGCAACAACATCGGCCCGGAGTACGACATCCCCGCCCCGGATGTGAATACCAACGCGCAGATCATGGCGTGGATACTGGACACGTACCAGTCGACAGTTCCGCCGCAGGATCGCCATCGGAACCTGCACGTCGTTACGGGCAAGCCGGTTGAGGCGGGGGGAAGCGTAGGGCGCGACAAGGCCACGGGGCAGGGCATCGTCTATTGCATCGAGAAGTGGGCGGCCGACCGCAAGCTGTCGCTGAAGGGCCTGACGTTTACGGTGCAGGGGTTCGGCAATGTGGGTTCGTGGGCGGCCCGGCTGCTGTGTCGATTGGGCGGAAAGCTCATCGCCGTGGAGGATCACACGGGCGGCGTGCGGAATCACAACGGCCTGGATGCCGAGCTTCTGGTGGCGCACGTCAAGGAGCGCGGCGGGGTGTACAAGTTCCCCAATGCAGAGTTTGTCGATCACATCATGTTCCTGAAGACGCCGGCGGATATTCTCATACCGGCGGCGCTGGAGAATCAGATCACGGCCGAGACGGCGCCGTGGCTCAATGTGCGACTGGTGGCCGAGGGTGCCAACGGCCCGACCGATCCGGAAGGCGACGCGGTGCTCCAGGGCCGGGGCATTGATGTCATACCCGACATTCTCTGCAACAGCGGCGGTGTGATTGTGAGCTACTTCGAGTGGCTCCAGAACAAGCGCAGCGAGTTCTGGGAGTTGGACGAAGTGGATGGGAAGTTGAAGAAGAAAATCAACGCGGCGTACGACCGCGTGTCGGCGGTGGCTCGAGAGCGGGAGACTGACTGGCGCACGGCGGCGTACATCGTGGCGCTCACGCGGCTGGAAAAGGTGTACAAAGAGCGGGGGATATTTCCGTAA
- the pnp gene encoding polyribonucleotide nucleotidyltransferase codes for MSESTKRIPLGIHEVERVIGGRTLRIETGRIARQAAGSVLVTYGETVVLGAVVGGPPREGIDFFPLTVDYREKTYAAGKFPGGFFKRESRPTNKEILTMRMIDRPMRPLFPNEYRDEVLIQCMVLSADLENEPDVIAMIAASAALAVSPIPFDGPVGAIRVGYIEGAHVLNPRISEMEFSTMEMVLAGHSDAVNMIEVGAAEVPDEVVTEGIAFGHKAIAEICDAIKELQAKAGKPKEWTPPPPLDDLREELRGKFEGRLREARSVSGKQDRYQAVADVYRAAKEDYAGGDDPESKQRWSKIKDLLDGIEKDILSEWVVREGRRSDGRGVKDIRPLTCEVNVLPRVHGSALFQRGETQSICVVTLGTGRDEQIVDGLSEEYSKKFMLHYNFPPLCTGEVKRVGATSRREIGHGNLAEKSLQYVLPSPDVFPYTIRLVSEIMESNGSSSMASVCGGCLALMDAGVPIRQPVAGISVGMFEHKDQYRLVVDILGEEDHFGEMDFKVAGSQRGVTAVQLDLKTRGLPQDRILETFKMAKEARMDILRTMLKALPAPRKATSSYAPRIITMQVNPEKIGKIIGPGGRYIRLIESETGATVEIEDDGTVRISSVDLDAAQKAIAMVEAVAAEVKVGRVYEGRVSSIKDFGAFVEIVPGQDGLCHISELDTGYVKSAADVVKVGDTIRVKVISVDDQGRVKLSRKAAMLEEQGEPAAVE; via the coding sequence ATGTCGGAAAGCACAAAGCGCATCCCGTTGGGAATTCACGAAGTTGAGCGGGTCATCGGAGGTCGCACCTTACGCATTGAGACAGGGCGAATCGCCCGGCAGGCAGCCGGATCGGTCCTGGTAACCTACGGCGAGACGGTGGTGCTCGGGGCGGTGGTCGGCGGGCCGCCGCGAGAGGGAATCGATTTCTTCCCCTTGACCGTAGACTATCGCGAGAAGACCTACGCCGCCGGCAAATTCCCAGGCGGCTTCTTCAAGCGCGAGTCTCGCCCCACGAACAAGGAAATCCTGACCATGCGGATGATCGACCGCCCCATGCGGCCGCTATTCCCCAACGAGTACCGGGATGAAGTACTCATCCAGTGCATGGTCCTTTCCGCCGATCTGGAAAACGAGCCCGACGTCATCGCCATGATCGCCGCCTCGGCGGCATTGGCGGTTTCGCCCATTCCATTCGACGGCCCCGTCGGCGCCATTCGCGTCGGCTACATCGAAGGCGCCCACGTACTCAATCCGCGCATCAGCGAAATGGAATTTTCGACGATGGAGATGGTCTTGGCCGGCCATTCGGATGCGGTGAACATGATCGAAGTCGGCGCGGCCGAGGTCCCCGACGAGGTCGTCACCGAGGGCATCGCCTTCGGCCACAAGGCGATCGCCGAGATCTGCGACGCCATCAAGGAACTGCAGGCCAAGGCGGGCAAGCCCAAGGAGTGGACCCCGCCGCCTCCGCTGGACGACCTCCGCGAGGAACTTCGCGGCAAATTCGAAGGTCGCCTCCGCGAGGCACGTTCCGTTTCCGGCAAGCAGGACCGCTACCAGGCAGTGGCCGATGTCTACCGCGCCGCCAAGGAGGACTACGCCGGCGGCGACGATCCGGAATCCAAGCAGCGTTGGTCGAAAATCAAGGACCTGCTCGACGGCATCGAGAAGGATATCCTTTCCGAATGGGTCGTCCGTGAAGGCCGACGATCCGACGGCCGCGGCGTCAAGGACATCCGCCCGCTGACCTGCGAGGTGAATGTGCTGCCGCGCGTCCACGGCTCGGCACTGTTTCAGCGCGGCGAGACCCAGTCCATCTGCGTGGTCACACTGGGCACCGGCCGTGACGAGCAGATTGTGGATGGGCTCTCGGAAGAATACAGCAAGAAGTTCATGCTGCATTACAACTTCCCGCCGCTCTGCACCGGGGAGGTCAAGCGTGTTGGCGCCACCAGTCGCCGCGAGATTGGCCACGGCAACCTCGCCGAGAAATCCCTGCAATACGTCCTGCCCAGCCCCGACGTATTCCCCTACACCATCCGCCTCGTTTCGGAAATCATGGAGTCCAACGGATCGAGCTCGATGGCCTCGGTCTGCGGTGGTTGCCTGGCGCTCATGGACGCCGGCGTACCCATTCGCCAGCCCGTTGCCGGCATCTCCGTCGGCATGTTCGAGCATAAGGACCAATATCGACTCGTCGTTGACATCCTCGGCGAGGAGGACCACTTCGGTGAGATGGACTTCAAAGTGGCAGGCTCGCAGCGTGGCGTGACGGCCGTGCAACTCGACCTCAAGACCCGGGGCCTTCCTCAGGATCGCATCCTCGAAACCTTCAAGATGGCCAAAGAGGCCCGCATGGACATCCTGCGGACCATGCTCAAGGCCCTGCCCGCTCCGCGCAAAGCCACCAGCAGTTACGCCCCGCGGATCATCACGATGCAGGTCAATCCCGAGAAGATCGGGAAGATCATCGGACCGGGCGGCCGCTACATCCGTTTGATTGAAAGCGAGACCGGCGCCACGGTGGAAATCGAGGATGACGGAACCGTACGGATTTCCTCGGTTGATCTGGATGCGGCGCAGAAGGCCATCGCCATGGTCGAAGCCGTCGCTGCGGAGGTGAAGGTCGGGCGGGTCTACGAAGGCCGAGTCAGCAGCATCAAGGACTTCGGCGCCTTCGTGGAGATCGTCCCAGGGCAGGACGGCCTTTGCCATATCAGCGAGTTGGACACGGGATACGTAAAGTCGGCGGCAGACGTGGTCAAGGTCGGCGACACCATCCGCGTCAAGGTGATCTCGGTGGACGACCAGGGGCGGGTCAAGCTCTCTCGAAAGGCGGCCATGCTCGAGGAGCAGGGCGAACCGGCCGCGGTCGAGTAG
- a CDS encoding ABC transporter ATP-binding protein, whose protein sequence is MVRLVDLHKRFGDLVVLDGVSLDLRRGQTAVIIGASGAGKSVILKHIVCLLRPDRGEVHFHGRRIDNLPERELVNIRPRFGFLFQLSALFDSMNVYDNVAFPLVEHTKLKRPEIEEIVRHKLDLVGLDGVQKQWPADLSGGQKKRVALARAIALDPELILYDEPTTGLDPPRADEINELILKLARELSVTSVVVTHDMASVFKVADRVVMIHRGKFIFDGTPDETKQCEDDRVRCFIEGRCSNEVLKSLQVRTTS, encoded by the coding sequence CTGGTGCGCCTCGTCGACCTGCACAAGCGATTTGGCGACCTGGTCGTGCTGGATGGCGTGTCGCTCGATCTTCGCCGGGGCCAGACGGCCGTGATCATCGGCGCTTCCGGCGCGGGGAAGAGTGTCATCCTCAAGCACATCGTGTGCCTGCTCCGTCCGGATCGCGGCGAAGTCCATTTCCATGGCCGGCGGATCGACAACCTTCCCGAGCGCGAGCTCGTCAATATCCGCCCGCGATTCGGCTTTCTGTTTCAGCTCAGTGCCCTGTTCGATTCGATGAATGTTTATGACAACGTCGCGTTTCCGCTGGTCGAGCACACGAAGTTGAAGCGGCCGGAGATTGAGGAAATCGTGCGCCACAAGCTGGACCTCGTGGGGTTGGACGGCGTGCAGAAGCAGTGGCCGGCGGATCTGTCCGGCGGACAAAAGAAGCGGGTGGCACTGGCCCGGGCGATTGCCCTGGACCCGGAGCTGATTCTATACGACGAGCCGACAACGGGTCTCGACCCACCGCGGGCGGACGAGATCAACGAACTGATCCTCAAGCTCGCCCGAGAGCTGTCGGTGACGAGCGTGGTGGTGACGCACGACATGGCCAGCGTGTTCAAGGTGGCCGACCGGGTCGTGATGATCCATCGCGGCAAGTTCATCTTCGACGGCACGCCGGATGAAACGAAGCAGTGCGAGGACGACCGCGTTCGTTGCTTCATCGAGGGGCGCTGCTCGAACGAGGTTCTCAAATCCCTACAGGTACGGACGACGTCATGA
- a CDS encoding polyprenol monophosphomannose synthase, with amino-acid sequence MPAKPAAVSIVVPTFREAENIPELTRRVFEATRTANIQAELILVDDNSGDGTGQVVERLQADYAVSVIVRRNERGLSSAVLAGFDRARHDRLVVLDADLQHPPEAIPALVEALDADDHDFAIATRYGRGGGIDSDWPLLRRIISRTATLLARPVAPLSDPMSGFFALHRRTWKGAARLDPIGYKIALELYVKGRCRRPAEVPIRFAPRRAGESKLTLAEQWRYIRHLSRLYRFRYPWLLPSLIAVLVLASLGFTLWLLGRSN; translated from the coding sequence ATGCCCGCCAAACCAGCCGCCGTATCCATCGTCGTCCCCACCTTTCGCGAGGCTGAAAACATCCCCGAACTGACCCGCCGGGTATTCGAGGCCACGCGGACCGCCAACATCCAGGCCGAACTCATCCTCGTCGACGACAACTCCGGCGACGGCACCGGCCAGGTCGTCGAGCGACTCCAAGCTGACTACGCTGTAAGCGTCATCGTCCGCCGCAACGAGCGGGGTCTCTCCAGCGCTGTACTGGCCGGATTCGACCGCGCTCGCCACGACCGCCTCGTTGTCCTCGATGCCGACCTCCAGCACCCGCCGGAAGCCATTCCCGCCCTCGTCGAAGCACTCGACGCCGACGACCACGACTTCGCCATCGCCACCCGGTACGGCCGTGGCGGCGGCATCGACTCCGACTGGCCTCTCCTGCGTCGAATCATCAGCCGCACCGCGACGCTCCTCGCCCGGCCCGTCGCGCCCCTCAGCGATCCCATGTCCGGCTTCTTCGCCCTGCACCGCCGGACTTGGAAGGGCGCCGCCCGCCTCGACCCCATCGGATACAAGATCGCCCTCGAGCTCTACGTCAAAGGCCGCTGCCGCCGGCCCGCCGAAGTACCCATCCGTTTCGCCCCTCGACGCGCCGGCGAAAGCAAGCTCACCCTGGCCGAACAATGGCGCTACATCCGCCATCTCAGCCGACTCTACCGCTTTCGATACCCCTGGTTGCTGCCCTCCCTTATCGCCGTTCTAGTGCTTGCCTCCCTGGGATTCACACTCTGGCTCCTTGGCCGCTCGAACTGA
- a CDS encoding calcium-binding protein, with translation MSMLKRWRRGFLPARPVIWWGFFALGSGMLAGCIPIADHPCTDDAECQDGSFCNGEESCADGMCVAAEDLCAEGEFCNEAEDRCDECQEDADCDDGDLCTNDVCADGACEHPPVECAAGQMCDPADGSCVDCLADADCDDGAYCNGVEFCADGACQAGIAPCSENQTCDEDGDVCVAPECAADEDCDDSDLCTGDGCADGVCVHLANNCDDGVACTDDSCDGETGECVHADNCPEGQGCDVEVGACVEAECRTDADCDDGIFCNGAETCAEFSCVAEEDPCSPPLTCYEDSCVIVDPPFGLTLGADTITGTSHDDTISAPLLFNAPTGTSLPSLQTGDSIDLGEGSDTLNAAFNFTASTVVSPTLVSIELFNLTDLGVATTTLAGDDITGLTDVHVLNSINTNPLRLTNLAAIVDLGLTNQAVGATLSNVAAATVGAADDMTLTLQQVTGGTVTIVSADANGIETLNVVSNGTSNTLTEFVQDAGTSLATVNISGAGHLTVSNAWPSTVTSVNASTATGRMNYSLADSSGADIVGGSGNDTLLGSPGADNINGRGGSDTINGGSGSDQLAGGGGSDAFRFDNSVAVGASSDVVMDWADGDDLAAISAGNTFGAPGVVGLAQGGGAAGSLVATAVGEVVVAEVGQGGATAVGTTQFIKLTAAVANAGTDQATFDAAIGSATVTGLTAGTSMAGSFYDTTAGQCVVFEALSTNGTGTIIEAGDVIRVIAKIGMSQSDYTSFTAADIVIY, from the coding sequence ATGTCCATGCTCAAGCGATGGCGGCGGGGTTTCCTCCCCGCTCGACCGGTGATTTGGTGGGGATTTTTCGCGCTCGGATCTGGAATGCTGGCCGGGTGCATTCCGATTGCAGACCACCCCTGCACTGATGATGCCGAATGCCAGGACGGCTCATTCTGTAACGGCGAGGAATCGTGCGCTGACGGCATGTGTGTGGCCGCCGAGGATCTCTGTGCGGAGGGCGAATTCTGCAACGAGGCAGAAGACCGCTGCGACGAGTGCCAGGAAGACGCAGACTGCGACGATGGGGACTTGTGCACGAACGACGTATGTGCGGACGGGGCGTGCGAACATCCGCCGGTCGAGTGTGCGGCGGGTCAGATGTGCGATCCGGCCGATGGCTCGTGCGTGGATTGTCTTGCCGACGCGGACTGCGACGACGGCGCTTACTGCAATGGCGTGGAATTCTGTGCAGACGGCGCTTGCCAGGCGGGCATCGCGCCCTGTTCGGAGAACCAGACTTGTGACGAAGACGGCGACGTGTGCGTCGCCCCGGAGTGCGCGGCCGATGAGGATTGCGACGACAGCGACCTCTGCACGGGCGACGGATGCGCGGACGGAGTGTGCGTTCACCTAGCCAACAACTGCGATGACGGCGTGGCCTGCACGGACGATTCGTGTGACGGCGAGACGGGCGAATGCGTGCATGCGGACAATTGCCCGGAAGGCCAAGGCTGCGATGTAGAGGTCGGCGCCTGCGTCGAAGCGGAATGTCGAACGGACGCGGATTGCGACGATGGAATATTTTGTAACGGGGCGGAGACGTGCGCGGAGTTTTCGTGCGTTGCGGAAGAAGATCCTTGTTCGCCCCCCTTGACGTGTTACGAAGACTCCTGCGTGATCGTTGATCCACCCTTTGGCCTCACTCTCGGAGCCGACACCATCACCGGTACTTCACATGATGACACAATAAGCGCTCCTCTATTATTTAACGCTCCAACGGGAACTTCGCTTCCTTCGCTTCAGACCGGTGACTCTATTGATCTGGGAGAAGGAAGCGACACACTAAACGCGGCTTTCAACTTCACGGCCTCCACCGTCGTCTCGCCGACGCTGGTCTCGATCGAGCTATTCAACCTCACCGATCTCGGTGTAGCAACGACCACTCTTGCAGGCGACGATATCACAGGCCTTACAGATGTGCACGTTCTTAACAGCATCAACACCAACCCATTGCGGCTCACCAACCTTGCCGCAATTGTGGATCTTGGCCTGACCAATCAAGCCGTCGGGGCAACGCTTTCGAACGTCGCGGCTGCCACGGTCGGTGCTGCGGATGACATGACGCTGACGCTGCAACAGGTGACCGGCGGGACGGTGACAATCGTCTCCGCCGATGCGAATGGCATCGAGACGCTGAACGTCGTTTCCAACGGAACTAGCAATACGCTGACCGAGTTTGTTCAAGATGCGGGAACTTCACTCGCCACCGTGAATATCTCCGGCGCTGGCCATTTGACGGTATCCAATGCCTGGCCGAGCACGGTGACCAGCGTCAACGCATCGACCGCGACGGGACGCATGAACTACTCCCTCGCGGATTCCTCGGGTGCCGACATCGTGGGCGGGAGCGGCAACGACACGTTGCTCGGCTCGCCCGGCGCCGACAACATCAATGGGCGTGGTGGAAGCGACACGATCAACGGGGGATCCGGAAGCGATCAGCTTGCCGGCGGCGGCGGAAGCGACGCCTTCCGTTTTGATAATAGCGTGGCCGTCGGCGCGAGCTCCGATGTTGTCATGGATTGGGCGGACGGCGACGACCTTGCAGCGATATCCGCAGGAAATACTTTCGGGGCGCCGGGCGTTGTCGGGCTTGCTCAGGGCGGTGGCGCGGCCGGTTCACTTGTGGCGACCGCGGTGGGCGAGGTCGTGGTCGCCGAAGTGGGCCAGGGCGGTGCGACGGCCGTGGGCACGACGCAGTTCATCAAGCTGACGGCTGCGGTCGCCAACGCCGGAACGGACCAGGCGACGTTCGACGCCGCGATCGGCTCGGCGACGGTAACCGGCCTGACGGCGGGCACTTCCATGGCGGGTTCGTTCTACGACACCACGGCCGGGCAGTGCGTGGTTTTTGAGGCACTTTCCACAAACGGCACGGGCACTATCATTGAAGCGGGCGACGTGATCCGCGTGATCGCGAAGATCGGCATGTCGCAGTCGGATTACACCAGCTTTACCGCCGCGGACATCGTCATCTATTGA
- a CDS encoding sigma-54-dependent Fis family transcriptional regulator, with protein MPDTSFVLIVENEPDQGEAMADALRRAGFACHLVHNVADALASIRHRPPDVVVTEYELGNGENGFDVFRATKRKNPDAEVLILSARNGHDRELAVADGEFNPYDFVAKPVDMVLLVEKVRRAAKQASAALESRMLRKQMETAFDVHGIIGTSDAIRRELRRLGKIAPSKSTVLIFGETGTGKELFAQAIHHMSPRAGKPFKVINCAAVSETLLESELFGHVKGAFTGAIADRKGLVEAADGGTLFLDEIGDMPLMMQAKLLRTLETGEVMRVGSNDTQYFDVRFVAATNRDLNEGVREGKFREDLFYRLHAHGAIRIPPLRQRREDIPVLVRRFIDDANREYATEVISIAPEVMRKLMNYQWPGNVRELRSVIYQMCLEAEGEELAVDDLPPTLRPATDIVHVGVPNMAGMSMADVERLHIMNTLRMYGGNREKTANALGIGARTLYRKLRDYGLR; from the coding sequence ATGCCTGACACGTCGTTCGTGCTCATCGTCGAGAACGAACCCGACCAGGGCGAGGCGATGGCCGACGCCCTGCGCCGGGCGGGCTTTGCCTGCCATCTCGTCCACAACGTGGCCGACGCCCTCGCGAGCATCCGCCACCGACCACCGGACGTCGTCGTCACCGAATATGAACTCGGCAACGGCGAGAACGGCTTCGATGTCTTTCGCGCCACCAAGCGCAAGAACCCCGACGCCGAAGTGCTCATCCTCTCTGCCCGCAACGGGCATGACCGCGAGTTGGCCGTCGCCGACGGCGAGTTCAATCCTTACGACTTCGTTGCCAAACCGGTGGACATGGTCCTGCTGGTTGAGAAGGTACGGCGTGCCGCCAAGCAGGCCTCGGCCGCGCTTGAATCGCGCATGCTCCGCAAGCAGATGGAGACGGCGTTCGACGTCCACGGCATCATCGGGACGTCCGACGCCATTCGCCGCGAACTCCGCCGCCTCGGAAAGATCGCCCCCAGCAAGAGCACTGTGCTCATCTTCGGCGAGACCGGTACGGGTAAGGAGCTCTTCGCCCAGGCCATTCATCACATGTCCCCCCGCGCCGGCAAACCCTTCAAGGTCATCAACTGCGCAGCCGTGAGCGAAACCTTGTTGGAGAGCGAGCTTTTCGGGCACGTCAAAGGCGCGTTCACCGGCGCGATCGCCGATCGCAAGGGCCTCGTCGAGGCGGCGGACGGCGGCACGCTCTTCCTCGACGAAATCGGCGACATGCCCCTCATGATGCAGGCCAAGCTGCTCCGCACGCTCGAAACCGGCGAGGTCATGCGCGTGGGCAGCAACGACACCCAGTACTTCGACGTACGCTTCGTGGCCGCGACCAACCGCGACTTGAACGAAGGCGTTCGCGAAGGCAAGTTCCGCGAAGATCTCTTTTATCGCCTGCATGCCCACGGCGCGATTCGCATTCCTCCCCTGCGGCAGCGACGCGAGGATATCCCCGTGCTCGTCCGCCGCTTCATCGACGACGCCAACCGCGAGTACGCCACGGAGGTCATCTCCATCGCCCCGGAGGTCATGCGCAAGCTGATGAACTACCAGTGGCCCGGCAACGTCCGCGAGTTGCGCAGCGTGATCTACCAGATGTGCCTGGAGGCCGAGGGCGAGGAACTCGCCGTCGACGACCTGCCCCCCACGCTTCGCCCCGCGACCGACATCGTCCACGTGGGTGTGCCCAACATGGCCGGGATGAGCATGGCCGACGTCGAACGCCTTCACATCATGAACACCCTGCGCATGTACGGCGGCAACCGCGAAAAAACCGCCAACGCCCTGGGCATCGGGGCCAGAACGCTCTACCGGAAACTGAGGGACTATGGGTTGAGGTAA